A DNA window from Primulina tabacum isolate GXHZ01 chromosome 12, ASM2559414v2, whole genome shotgun sequence contains the following coding sequences:
- the LOC142520791 gene encoding LOW QUALITY PROTEIN: uncharacterized protein LOC142520791 (The sequence of the model RefSeq protein was modified relative to this genomic sequence to represent the inferred CDS: deleted 1 base in 1 codon) translates to MKNPIKFLPQSPRRLLGLDWRILLLILFPVTFLVYFSLSSSSSTSAAASVLDSISGFSHFKSIFIDHTSPNIQNRNPPARGAPVHDPQGGSRIAVCLVGGARRFELTGPSIVERILRVYGNSDLFLHSPLDSNAYKLSLLKDAPRIAAVKIFVPRPIPVTEAQSRVLTAQNSPNGVQGLLQYFNLVEGCLTMIREHQEKNNFTYDWIIRTRVDGYWSAPLGPENFVPGRYLVPPGSSYGGLNDRFGLGDFNTSVVALSRLSLVPQLDSAGLTQLNSEGAFKAQLTDQKVRYTTKPLPFCVVTDRRYSFPPARFGVPVASLSSHGPLSGAKCRPCKPACTGSCVGPIMNGLAKWWSWTEWTNNKLELCDAHNEWENGWEEIFDNVAGSNLTSVRKKVWALKMDQCVDWFEEMRRRTAQWIAPQAREICGLGLRQK, encoded by the exons ATGAAGAACCCCATCAAATTCCTCCCGCAGTCCCCCAGGCGGTTACTGGGTCTCGACTGGCGGATCCTTCTCCTCATTCTGTTCCCCGTTACGTTCCTCGTCTACTTCTCCCTCTCCTcttcctcctccacctccgccGCCGCCTCCGTTCTCGACTCCATCTCCGGTTTCTCCCATTTCAAATCCATTTTCATAGACCACACCTCCCCCAATATCCAAAACCGAAACCCTCCTGCTCGAGGTGCACCCGTTCACGATCCCCAAGGCGGGTCGAGGATCGCGGTTTGTTTGGTGGGCGGGGCCCGGAGATTCGAGCTCACCGGGCCCTCCATCGTGGAGAGAATCCTCAGAGTTTACGGTAATTCGGATCTCTTTCTCCACAGCCCTTTGGATTCGAACGCGTACAAACTCTCGTTGCTGAAGGATGCACCCCGGATCGCCGCGGTGAAGATATTCGTTCCCCGA CCGATACCCGTCACCGAGGCGCAAAGCCGGGTTCTCACCGCTCAGAATTCACCGAACGGCGTGCAG GGCTTATTGCAGTATTTCAATCTGGTAGAAGGATGCCTAACAATGATAAGAGAACACCAAGAAAAGAACAACTTCACCTATGACTGGATTATTCGAACCCGAGTCGATGGGTATTGGTCAGCTCCGTTAGGACCCGAAAACTTTGTTCCCGGACGATACCTAGTTCCACCGGGTTCCTCGTATGGTGGCTTGAATGACCGTTTCGGCCTTGGCGATTTCAACACCTCGGTTGTGGCTCTCTCTAGACTTTCGTTGGTTCCACAACTGGACTCCGCCGGGCTAACCCAACTCAACTCGGAGGGTGCTTTCAAGGCCCAACTCACGGATCAAAAAGTTCGATACACGACCAAACCCCTTCCGTTTTGTGTGGTAACGGATCGTAGATACTCTTTTCCTCCGGCCCGTTTCGGCGTCCCCGTGGCCTCGTTGTCCAGCCACGGTCCACTCAGTGGTGCTAAATGCAGGCCGTGTAAGCCCGCGTGCACCGGATCATGTGTCGGGCCTATTATGAATGGGCTTGCTAAGTGGTGGAGCTGGACTGAGTGGACTAATAACAAATTAGAGCTCTGTGATGCACATAATGAGTGGGAAAATGGATGGGAGGAAATATTTGATAATGTGGCTGGTTCCAATCTAACCTCTGTGAGAAAGAAAGTTTGGGCTTTGAAAATGGATCAGTGTGTGGATTGGTTTGAGGAAATGAGGAGACGGACGGCCCAATGGATCGCCCCACAAGCTCGTGAAATTTGTGGGCTGGGCTTGAGACAGAAATGA